The following is a genomic window from Syntrophomonadaceae bacterium.
GACATCCCATTTTCTCATTACACTAAACCTCCTGAAATTGTTGCTGCCCCTAATATACCAGGATCTGGTCCAGGTATGCAAGTCAACAATCCCCGCAAAAAGCGCAGTCTCAGTTGAATTACCTGACAGTAGCCGGTGTCTCGTGAACGGCTTCTTCAACAACCCGGTTTTTCTGGTCAACAAATACAACCAGGGGGCGGTGTTTTTTGGCCTGCTCATTTTCCATTAGTACATAGGATATGATGATGACTACATCCCCTGGCTGGACTAACCGGGCCGCAGCGCCGTTAACACATATTGTCCCGCTTTCGGGGGGACCTTCTATGACATAGGTTTCAAATCTCTGGCCGTTATTGTTGTTAACAACCTGTACTTTTTCGTTGGGGAATATATCGGCTGCCGCCATTAAGCGACTGTCAATGGTAATACTGCCTACGTAGTTGAGATTCGCTTCTGTCACTGCCGCCCGGTGTATTTTTGATTTCATCATCTGCCTGTACAATGTTCTCCCACCTCCAGCACAATGTTGTCAATCAAACGGGTAGTGCCGAAAAACACAGCTACAGCCAAAAGCGCCGGGCCCTTAACAATATCTATCTCCGCCAGGGTCTTGGCATCACGTGCTTCCACATAATCAATCCTTGCTAAAGGCTCTGCCTCAATCTCCCGGCGGACGGCTTCCGCCAGCACGGCTGCCTGCAACTCCCCGTGGCAGAGCAGGCGCTTTGCTTTAATCAGGGCCCGATTGATCACTGCAGCGGCCTTTCGCTCCTCCGCAGACAGATATATGTTTCTGGAACTCATGGCCAGCCCGTCTGCTTCCCTTACAGTTGGCAAAACCCGGATCTCGGCCGGAATATTCAAATCCTCCGCCATGCGGGTAATCAGGATTGCCTGTTGGGCATCTTTCTGGCCGAAATAGGCGGTATCAGGCAGTACAATGTTTAATAGTTTGGTCACCACGGTGGTCACCCCCCTGAAATGGCCGGGGCGGGACCTGCCGCACATGATCTCAGATAGGTTGTCTACCTGAACATAGGTTTTAAACCCTGGCGGGTAAATCTCTTTTACCTCGGGGTAAAAAATTGCGTCAACCCCCACTGTTTGGGCTAGTTCCTGATCCCGGCTGAAGTCCCTGGGGTAAAAGGCAAAGT
Proteins encoded in this region:
- a CDS encoding aspartate 1-decarboxylase, translated to MYRQMMKSKIHRAAVTEANLNYVGSITIDSRLMAAADIFPNEKVQVVNNNNGQRFETYVIEGPPESGTICVNGAAARLVQPGDVVIIISYVLMENEQAKKHRPLVVFVDQKNRVVEEAVHETPATVR
- the panC gene encoding pantoate--beta-alanine ligase, whose product is MEVLSTIQEVRALVQKKRGQGKTVGFVPTMGALHEGHLQLMRIAKEECGAVVISIFVNPTQFSQGEDFAFYPRDFSRDQELAQTVGVDAIFYPEVKEIYPPGFKTYVQVDNLSEIMCGRSRPGHFRGVTTVVTKLLNIVLPDTAYFGQKDAQQAILITRMAEDLNIPAEIRVLPTVREADGLAMSSRNIYLSAEERKAAAVINRALIKAKRLLCHGELQAAVLAEAVRREIEAEPLARIDYVEARDAKTLAEIDIVKGPALLAVAVFFGTTRLIDNIVLEVGEHCTGR